In Nicotiana tabacum cultivar K326 chromosome 2, ASM71507v2, whole genome shotgun sequence, the following proteins share a genomic window:
- the LOC107786051 gene encoding dynamin-like protein ARC5 isoform X2 — MAGEESSPESATGNKKMDELEGQWRLYEAYNELHGLAQEFDTPFDAPAVLVVGHQTDGKSALVEALMGFQFNHVGGGTKTRRPITLHMKYNPECDSPLCHLLSDSDPSVSHEKSLQEIQAYIEAENMRLEKETCQFSAKEIIIRIEYKYCPNLTIIDTPGLVAPAPSRKNRALQAQARAVESLVRAKMQHREFIILCLEDCNDWSNATTRRVVMQIDPELSRTVVVATKLDTKIPQFARASDVEVFLSPPASTLDGFMLGDSPFFTSVPSGRVGFGPESVFRSNDEFKQAISSREVEDLVALEEKLGRALSKHERSRIGVSSLRLFLEELLLKRYMDSVPSIIPLLEKEYRSSTRKLSELDQQLSSLNEAKLKEKGRTFHDLFLTKLSLLLKGTVIAPPDKFGETLQDERVNGGAFIGSDGLQFPHKLIPNAGMRLYGGAQYHRAMAEFRFVVGGIKCPPITREEIVNACGVEDIHDGTNYSRTACVIAVAKARDTFEPFLHQLGCRLLHILKRLLPIAVYLLQKEGEYLSGHDVFLRRVADAFNNFAESTEISCREKCMEDLVSTTRYVTWSLHNKNRAGLRQFLDSFGGSEHSAIIGNDSNTSTQTTETRLADLLDSTLWNRRLAPSSERIVYALVQQIFHGIREYFLASTELKFNCFLLMPVVDKLPAMLREDLESAFEDDLDNVFDITNLRHSVGQQKRQTEIELKRVQKLKEKFRYIHEQLNSQQAMFGQ; from the exons ATGGCGGGCGAAGAAAGTTCACCAGAATCCGCGACCGGTAACAAAAAGATGGACGAATTGGAAGGGCAATGGAGGCTATACGAGGCGTACAATGAGCTACACGGTTTAGCTCAGGAATTCGACACTCCATTTGATGCACCAGCAGTGCTGGTAGTGGGCCACCAGACGGACGGGAAAAGCGCACTGGTGGAGGCACTAATGGGCTTCCAATTCAACCACGTCGGTGGTGGAACCAAGACTCGTCGGCCCATTACTCTTCACATGAAATACAACCCTGAGTGTGACTCTCCCCTTTGCCATCTCTTGTCTGATTCTGACCCCTCTGTTTCTCATGAAAAATCTCTGCAAGAAATTCAG GCATATATTGAGGCTGAAAACATGAGGTTGGAGAAGGAAACATGCCAGTTTTCTGCAAAAGAGATAATCATTAGAATCGAATACAAATATTGCCCCAACCTTACTATCATTGACACTCCAGGACTTGTTGCTCCAGCACCTAGTCGGAAAAATCGGGCTTTACAG GCTCAAGCTCGTGCAGTGGAGTCATTGGTGCGAGCGAAAATGCAGCACAGGGAATTCATTATATTGTGCCTGGAAGATTGTAATGATTGGAGCAATGCAACTACGAGGAGGGTCGTAATGCAG ATTGATCCTGAGCTTTCAAGGACTGTGGTTGTTGCAACGAAGCTTGATACGAAAATACCTCAGTTCGCACGAGCTTCTGATGTTGAAGTTTTCCTTTCACCACCAGCAAGTACACTTGATGGATTTATGTTGGGTGATTCTCCCTTTTTTAcatctgttccttctgggagagttgGTTTTGGACCTGAATCAGTTTTCAGATCCAATGATGAGTTCAAACAG GCTATTTCATCACGGGAGGTGGAAGATTTAGTAGCATTGGAGGAGAAGTTGGGCAGAGCACTTTCAAAGCACGAAAGAAGCAGAATAGGTGTTAGCAGCCTTAGGCTATTCTTGGAGGAGTTGCTCCTGAAAAG GTACATGGACAGTGTGCCATCAATTATTCCCCTCCTCGAGAAAGAGTACCGGAGCAGCACTAGAAAGCTGAGTGAATTAGATCAACAACTCAG CTCTTTGAATGAGGCAAAACTGAAGGAGAAAGGAAGAACTTTCCATGATCTATTTTTGACCAAG CTGTCACTGTTGTTGAAAGGAACAGTTATTGCACCACCAGACAAATTCG GGGAAACCCTACAAGATGAGAGGGTCAATGGAGGGGCATTTATTGGATCTGATGGTCTTCAGTTCCCACACAAACTGATACCT AATGCAGGCATGCGTCTTTATGGAGGTGCCCAATATCATCGTGCAATGGCTGAGTTTCGTTTTGTTGTTGGAGGAATTAAATGCCCTCCAATTACACGGGAAGAAATAGTGAATGCATGTGGAGTTGAAGACATTCATGATGGAACTAACTATTCTAG AACAGCCTGTGTAATTGCTGTTGCCAAGGCTCGTGATACATTTGAGCCTTTCCTTCATCAG TTGGGTTGCAGACTATTACACATTCTGAAACGGTTACTTCCAATTGCTGTTTATCTTCTTCAG AAAGAAGGGGAATACCTGAGTGGCCATGATGTATTTCTGAGGCGTGTAGCAGATGCTTTCAACAATTTTGCAGAATCTACCGAAATATCATGTCGTGAAAA GTGCATGGAGGATTTAGTGAGCACCACTCGCTACGTGACATGGTCCCTCCACAATAAG AATCGGGCCGGATTACGTCAATTTCTAGATTCATTTGGTGGATCCGAACACTCTGCCATTATTG GGAACGATTCAAATACGAGTACTCAGACAACAGAAACAAGACTAGCTGACCTTTTAGACAGCACGCTTTGGAACAGGAGGCTTGCTCCTTCTTCTGAAAGAATTGTTTATGCCTTGGTTCAACAAATATTTCATGGCATAAGAGAATATTTCTTGGCATCAACAGAACTAAAG TTCAACTGTTTTCTACTCATGCCTGTTGTTGACAAGCTGCCTGCAATGCTTCGTGAGGACTTAGAATCTGCTTTTGAAGATGATTTAGATAATGTTTTTGACATCACTAACCTACGGCATTCAGTAGGGCAGCAGAAACGGCAAActgaaattgagctgaaaagg GTACAAAAGCTTAAAGAGAAATTCCGCTACATTCACGAGCAACTTAATTCTCAGCAGGCCATGTTTGGACAGTAG
- the LOC107786051 gene encoding dynamin-like protein ARC5 isoform X1 — MAGEESSPESATGNKKMDELEGQWRLYEAYNELHGLAQEFDTPFDAPAVLVVGHQTDGKSALVEALMGFQFNHVGGGTKTRRPITLHMKYNPECDSPLCHLLSDSDPSVSHEKSLQEIQAYIEAENMRLEKETCQFSAKEIIIRIEYKYCPNLTIIDTPGLVAPAPSRKNRALQAQARAVESLVRAKMQHREFIILCLEDCNDWSNATTRRVVMQIDPELSRTVVVATKLDTKIPQFARASDVEVFLSPPASTLDGFMLGDSPFFTSVPSGRVGFGPESVFRSNDEFKQAISSREVEDLVALEEKLGRALSKHERSRIGVSSLRLFLEELLLKRYMDSVPSIIPLLEKEYRSSTRKLSELDQQLSSLNEAKLKEKGRTFHDLFLTKLSLLLKGTVIAPPDKFGETLQDERVNGGAFIGSDGLQFPHKLIPNAGMRLYGGAQYHRAMAEFRFVVGGIKCPPITREEIVNACGVEDIHDGTNYSRTACVIAVAKARDTFEPFLHQLGCRLLHILKRLLPIAVYLLQKEGEYLSGHDVFLRRVADAFNNFAESTEISCREKCMEDLVSTTRYVTWSLHNKNRAGLRQFLDSFGGSEHSAIIGNSTSTGLSQDLSTASVASDNKQDVKARTDVKLSHLASGNDSNTSTQTTETRLADLLDSTLWNRRLAPSSERIVYALVQQIFHGIREYFLASTELKFNCFLLMPVVDKLPAMLREDLESAFEDDLDNVFDITNLRHSVGQQKRQTEIELKRVQKLKEKFRYIHEQLNSQQAMFGQ; from the exons ATGGCGGGCGAAGAAAGTTCACCAGAATCCGCGACCGGTAACAAAAAGATGGACGAATTGGAAGGGCAATGGAGGCTATACGAGGCGTACAATGAGCTACACGGTTTAGCTCAGGAATTCGACACTCCATTTGATGCACCAGCAGTGCTGGTAGTGGGCCACCAGACGGACGGGAAAAGCGCACTGGTGGAGGCACTAATGGGCTTCCAATTCAACCACGTCGGTGGTGGAACCAAGACTCGTCGGCCCATTACTCTTCACATGAAATACAACCCTGAGTGTGACTCTCCCCTTTGCCATCTCTTGTCTGATTCTGACCCCTCTGTTTCTCATGAAAAATCTCTGCAAGAAATTCAG GCATATATTGAGGCTGAAAACATGAGGTTGGAGAAGGAAACATGCCAGTTTTCTGCAAAAGAGATAATCATTAGAATCGAATACAAATATTGCCCCAACCTTACTATCATTGACACTCCAGGACTTGTTGCTCCAGCACCTAGTCGGAAAAATCGGGCTTTACAG GCTCAAGCTCGTGCAGTGGAGTCATTGGTGCGAGCGAAAATGCAGCACAGGGAATTCATTATATTGTGCCTGGAAGATTGTAATGATTGGAGCAATGCAACTACGAGGAGGGTCGTAATGCAG ATTGATCCTGAGCTTTCAAGGACTGTGGTTGTTGCAACGAAGCTTGATACGAAAATACCTCAGTTCGCACGAGCTTCTGATGTTGAAGTTTTCCTTTCACCACCAGCAAGTACACTTGATGGATTTATGTTGGGTGATTCTCCCTTTTTTAcatctgttccttctgggagagttgGTTTTGGACCTGAATCAGTTTTCAGATCCAATGATGAGTTCAAACAG GCTATTTCATCACGGGAGGTGGAAGATTTAGTAGCATTGGAGGAGAAGTTGGGCAGAGCACTTTCAAAGCACGAAAGAAGCAGAATAGGTGTTAGCAGCCTTAGGCTATTCTTGGAGGAGTTGCTCCTGAAAAG GTACATGGACAGTGTGCCATCAATTATTCCCCTCCTCGAGAAAGAGTACCGGAGCAGCACTAGAAAGCTGAGTGAATTAGATCAACAACTCAG CTCTTTGAATGAGGCAAAACTGAAGGAGAAAGGAAGAACTTTCCATGATCTATTTTTGACCAAG CTGTCACTGTTGTTGAAAGGAACAGTTATTGCACCACCAGACAAATTCG GGGAAACCCTACAAGATGAGAGGGTCAATGGAGGGGCATTTATTGGATCTGATGGTCTTCAGTTCCCACACAAACTGATACCT AATGCAGGCATGCGTCTTTATGGAGGTGCCCAATATCATCGTGCAATGGCTGAGTTTCGTTTTGTTGTTGGAGGAATTAAATGCCCTCCAATTACACGGGAAGAAATAGTGAATGCATGTGGAGTTGAAGACATTCATGATGGAACTAACTATTCTAG AACAGCCTGTGTAATTGCTGTTGCCAAGGCTCGTGATACATTTGAGCCTTTCCTTCATCAG TTGGGTTGCAGACTATTACACATTCTGAAACGGTTACTTCCAATTGCTGTTTATCTTCTTCAG AAAGAAGGGGAATACCTGAGTGGCCATGATGTATTTCTGAGGCGTGTAGCAGATGCTTTCAACAATTTTGCAGAATCTACCGAAATATCATGTCGTGAAAA GTGCATGGAGGATTTAGTGAGCACCACTCGCTACGTGACATGGTCCCTCCACAATAAG AATCGGGCCGGATTACGTCAATTTCTAGATTCATTTGGTGGATCCGAACACTCTGCCATTATTGGTAATTCCACATCTACTGGTCTTTCTCAAGATTTGTCAACTGCATCTGTAGCCAGTGATAACAAGCAGGATGTTAAGGCCAGGACAGATGTAAAGCTTAGTCATTTGGCTTCAGGGAACGATTCAAATACGAGTACTCAGACAACAGAAACAAGACTAGCTGACCTTTTAGACAGCACGCTTTGGAACAGGAGGCTTGCTCCTTCTTCTGAAAGAATTGTTTATGCCTTGGTTCAACAAATATTTCATGGCATAAGAGAATATTTCTTGGCATCAACAGAACTAAAG TTCAACTGTTTTCTACTCATGCCTGTTGTTGACAAGCTGCCTGCAATGCTTCGTGAGGACTTAGAATCTGCTTTTGAAGATGATTTAGATAATGTTTTTGACATCACTAACCTACGGCATTCAGTAGGGCAGCAGAAACGGCAAActgaaattgagctgaaaagg GTACAAAAGCTTAAAGAGAAATTCCGCTACATTCACGAGCAACTTAATTCTCAGCAGGCCATGTTTGGACAGTAG